Proteins encoded in a region of the Tripterygium wilfordii isolate XIE 37 chromosome 21, ASM1340144v1, whole genome shotgun sequence genome:
- the LOC119989628 gene encoding uncharacterized protein LOC119989628, translating into MNSYDYEERLREVIYLHSLWHQGPPQGPQHPSPFPRPEPARQYPSRFPPVRNPTIFRNRGQNKKAKTIEDTAGSDKGKEWPVKSPPPQAPLTASGWPEMKSLFGTHNRPALEECSVRPSPAQMQKKIGEACREFFAKSVSSDSEEESDLDEVGDEDLFNEDDDDDVVVEESEEYKFLLDLFVKDSELRVYYERNYENGEFRCLVCCGMRENMNKWYKNCTGLVLHAMNISRTKRRMTHRAFGHVVCRVIGWDIHRLPLFVLNGEPLGRSLLNSGESQGGGEGRVDGDKDILNACQDNVGSENGNNSGLGKEKVNDESMICKNSSRETDGSRLTEHLVDNPVRDVAVDKDGAWDGVGSEELLSRGVGWPCKEPTHSSGTMEWPPFKPQKALVTNVISAEEQVRFTGVQLQRKILKACQNFFADTVDSESCEGDDEDEDEDECEECEYCKFFLKVFTEDNELRDYYENNYGDGEFYCLVCGGIGKKVWKKFKGCLGLLQHATAISKTNKKRAHRAFGQVVSKVLGWDVDRIPNVVLTGQPLCSLLQSNDELKGNRSNVVNIEVSCESTVCTELSRESSN; encoded by the exons ATGAATTCTTACGACTATGAGGAGAGACTCAGAGAGGTCATCTATCTCCACTCTCTATGGCACCAAGGTCCCCCTCAAGGGCCTCAACATCCGAGTCCATTTCCTCGACCCGAACCCGCACGTCAGTACCCATCAAGGTTCCCCCCTGTACGCAACCCCACAATCTTCAGGAATCGCGGTCAGAACAAGAAGGCCAAGACCATTGAAGACACTGCAGGATCCGATAAGGGAAAGGAGTGGCCCGTCAAATCGCCGCCGCCGCAAGCTCCTCTGACAGCTTCTGGGTGGCCCGAGATGAAATCCCTATTCGGTACTCATAATAGACCCGCATTGGAGGAGTGCTCGGTCCGACCCTCTCCTGCTCAGATGCAGAAGAAGATCGGAGAGGCTTGTCGTGAATTCTTTGCAAAGAGTGTTAGTTCGGACAGCGAGGAGGAGAGTGATCTGGATGAGGTTGGGGATGAAGATTTGTTTAATGAGGACGATGATGACGATGTTGTTGTTGAGGAGAGTGAAGAGTACAAGTTCTTGTTGGACTTGTTTGTGAAGGATAGTGAATTGAGGGTTTACTATGAGAGGAACTATGAGAACGGGGAGTTTCGGTGCTTGGTTTGTTGCGGTATGAGGGAGAATATGAACAAATGGTACAAAAACTGTACAGGGCTTGTGCTCCATGCCATGAACATATCCAGAACCAAGAGAAGAATGACTCACAGGGCTTTTGGCCATGTTGTGTGTAGAGTCATTGGTTGGGATATTCATAGGCTTCCTTTATTTGTATTGAATGGGGAGCCTCTTGGACGCTCTTTGCTGAATTCTGGTGAATCCCAG GGTGGAGGTGAGGGGCGTGTGGATGGAGATAAAGATATTTTGAAtgcttgtcaagataatgtggGCTCTGAGAATGGTAACAATAGTGGGTTAGGCAAGGAAAAGGTTAATGATGAATCCATGATTTGCAAG AATTCGTCAAGGGAAACTGATGGCAGTAGACTAACCGAACATCTTGTTGACAACCCTGTTAGAGATGTAGCAGTTGATAAAGATGGTGCTTGGGATGGTGTG GGTTCCGAAGAGTTGCTATCACGTGGCGTCGGATGGCCTTGCAAAGAACCCACACATTCTTCTGGAACAATGGAATGGCCTCCCTTTAAACCTCAGAAAGCTTTAGTGACAAATGTCATTTCTGCTGAAGAACAAGTGAGATTCACCGGGGTACAGTTGCAGCGGAAAATCTTGAAGGCTTGCCAAAACTTTTTTGCAGACACTGTTGATTCAGAAAGCTGTGAAGGTGATGATGAAGACGAGGACGAAGATGAATGCGAGGAATGTGAATATTGCAAGTTCTTCTTGAAGGTGTTTACAGAGGATAATGAGTTGAGAGATTATTATGAGAATAATTATGGAGACGGGGAATTCTATTGTTTAGTTTGTGGTGGGATAGGAAAGAAGGTCTGGAAAAAGTTTAAGGGTTGTCTTGGGCTTCTTCAGCATGCCACTGCCATAtcgaaaacaaacaagaaaagggCTCATAGGGCATTTGGGCAGGTTGTCAGTAAGGTTCTCGGTTGGGATGTTGATCGGATTCCAAATGTTGTATTAACAGGTCAACCTCTGTGTTCTTTGTTGCAGTCAAATGATGAGTTAAAG GGCAACAGAAGCAATGTAGTCAACATAGAGGTTTCTTGTGAATCTACAGTTTGCACG GAATTGTCAAGGGAGTCGTCAAATTGA
- the LOC119988679 gene encoding protein LIGHT-DEPENDENT SHORT HYPOCOTYLS 7-like: MMSSSINKGKETAQGSSRSSTIPSSANMDHSNQNPPALSRYESQKRRDWNTFGQYLRNHRPPVALSQCSSNNVLEFLRYLDQFGKTKVHLQRCIFFGQPDPQGPCTCPLKQAWGSLDALIGRLRAAYEENGGSPETNPFASGAIKVYLKEVRDSQAKARGIPYKKKKKKRNPIKGSEEGSSNFAMQ, from the coding sequence ATGATGTCTAGTAGTAttaacaaaggaaaagaaacagcACAAGGTTCATCAAGATCAAGTACTATTCCTAGTAGTGCTAATATGGATCATAGTAACCAAAACCCACCTGCTTTAAGCCGGTATGAGTCACAAAAGAGGAGAGATTGGAACACTTTTGGTCAATACTTGAGGAATCATCGGCCTCCGGTGGCTCTATCGCAGTGTAGCTCCAACAACGTGCTCGAATTTCTCCGGTACCTCGATCAATTTGGCAAGACTAAGGTGCACTTACAAAGGTGTATATTTTTTGGTCAGCCTGATCCACAAGGACCTTGCACTTGCCCTCTTAAGCAAGCTTGGGGTAGCCTTGATGCCCTAATCGGTCGGCTTAGGGCAGCTTACGAAGAAAACGGGGGATCACCGGAGACTAATCCGTTCGCTAGTGGCGCTATTAAGGTGTATTTGAAAGAGGTTAGGGATTCTCAAGCTAAGGCTAGAGGGATTCcttataagaagaagaagaagaaaaggaatccTATCAAGGGTAGTGAAGAAGGGAGCTCAAACTTTGCCATGCAGTAA
- the LOC119989298 gene encoding uncharacterized protein LOC119989298, with amino-acid sequence MFPQDLSFSSSLFKPLNPSFSLQLFSNPLRQNRLAFKPKRLIPRQILAFSGQDARPRDSVRCFAGRSKKKGGRIDGIEEISRERKRRARIKSKKLAESFFYRLNNPNKNYPNNFTEDELQAIGLGYDRMVRFMSKDDPNLRHPYDWYKYGEFGPYSWRGVVLGDPVRGRFSDERVCMIGEVKDQEEWEKIEQFDMEVDFGERLKKMDKDVGFRYFWVFVRHPKWRLNEKPWEQWTLVSEVVLEAGKQRLDKWSLMGRLGNQARQLITKCAAWMRPDIIYVKRPVYQCRFEPQDQFFRALTPFLDPETERDFLFELRNEDGSVEMCTYFGGLCRIVKVSQKAFVDDVVNAYEKLSEEKKSRCLEFLLTNHPVQLLHPWTREWKTKLEEMELGCDAPDEDEDEVWRNSNEKDITEWIEDDGDGDDDNEEEEIVMEMEEGEDEDNELEDDEDDELESEEEDPDPKEDVKYWEDEFKKSVSSSEAMENLARRSIERNSELFKKQMESMQGQENDKDADDGDETAMRGVRAKVSPQEWKTIGVGPWRKRIKKSRIPPELFLAAAVRPFTYRNLVKEIVLTRHAILDGDINTGTGRKD; translated from the coding sequence ATGTTTCCACAAgacctctccttctcttcttcactctttaaacccctaaacccttcATTTTCTCTGCAACTTTTCTCCAATCCTCTTCGCCAGAACCGCCTGGCTTTCAAACCCAAGCGCCTTATTCCCCGCCAAATCCTTGCTTTTTCAGGCCAAGACGCTCGTCCCCGCGACAGCGTCCGCTGTTTCGCCGGCCGCAGCAAGAAGAAGGGTGGCCGTATTGACGGCATCGAGGAGATCAGCCGAGAGAGAAAGCGTAGAGCTCGAATCAAATCGAAGAAGCTTGCCGAATCTTTTTTTTACCGGCTAAACAATCCCAACAAGAACTATCCCAACAACTTCACTGAGGACGAGCTACAGGCAATCGGACTCGGGTATGACCGGATGGTCCGATTTATGTCCAAGGACGACCCGAATCTCCGACACCCTTACGATTGGTACAAGTACGGCGAGTTCGGGCCTTATTCGTGGCGCGGTGTCGTTTTGGGGGATCCTGTACGTGGACGATTTAGTGATGAGAGAGTGTGTATGATTGGTGAAGTGAAAGACCAGGAGGAGTGGGAGAAGATAGAGCAGTTTGATATGGAGGTTGATTTTGGTGAGAGATTGAAAaaaatggataaagatgtgggTTTTAGGTATTTCTGGGTCTTTGTGAGGCATCCGAAATGGAGATTGAATGAGAAGCCATGGGAGCAATGGACTTTGGTGAGTGAGGTTGTGCTTGAAGCTGGAAAACAAAGATTGGATAAGTGGAGTTTGATGGGGAGATTGGGCAATCAAGCTCGACAATTGATAACTAAATGTGCGGCGTGGATGAGGCCGGATATCATCTACGTGAAGAGGCCGGTTTATCAGTGCAGGTTTGAGCCTCAAGATCAGTTTTTCAGGGCGTTGACGCCATTTTTGGACCCAGAGACAGAGAGGGATTTTCTGTTTGAGTTGAGGAATGAGGATGGGAGTGTGGAGATGTGTACGTATTTCGGAGGGCTTTGTAGGATTGTGAAGGTGAGCCAGAAGGCATTTGTGGATGATGTAGTGAATGCTTATGAGAAGTTGAGTGAGGAGAAGAAGTCAAGGTGTTTAGAGTTCTTGTTAACCAATCATCCTGTGCAGTTGTTGCATCCTTGGACCAGAGAGTGGAAGACCAAGTTGGAGGAGATGGAGCTAGGTTGTGATGCACcggatgaagatgaggatgaaGTTTGGAGGAATTCGAACGAAAAGGATATTACAGAGTGGATTGAagatgatggtgatggtgatgatgataatgaagaagaagaaatagttATGGAAATggaagaaggtgaagatgaagataatgaattggaagatgatgaagatgatgaactGGAGAGTGAAGAAGAGGATCCCGATCCCAAAGAGGATGTGAAGTATTGGGAGGATGAGTTCAAGAAGTCTGTAAGTAGCTCTGAAGCAATGGAAAATCTAGCTAGGAGGAGTATAGAAAGAAATTCTGAGCTGTTTAAGAAGCAGATGGAATCAATGCAAGGGCAGGAGAATGATAAAGATGCAGACGATGGCGATGAAACTGCCATGAGAGGTGTTAGGGCGAAAGTGAGCCCCCAAGAATGGAAAACTATTGGGGTTGGTCCATGGAGGAAGAGGATTAAGAAGAGTAGAATTCCTCCTGAGCTGTTCTTGGCAGCAGCTGTCAGGCCTTTCACTTACAGGAACCTTGTAAAAGAGATTGTTCTGACAAGGCATGCAATTTTGGATGGTGATATCAATACTGGCACTGGTAGGAAAGATTGA
- the LOC119989299 gene encoding uroporphyrinogen decarboxylase 1, chloroplastic has translation MSISSLTSSCSSWRWTCLSSSVHLGFGSNGFNAVVASFTTRRFSRSKFSLACSSSPSDPLLVKAARGDPVSRPPAWMMRQAGRYMAVYRKLAEKYPSFRERSETTDLIVEISLQPWEAFHPDGVIIFSDILTPLPAFGVPFEIEDVRGPIIQSPIRSEEDLKALHPIDLDKLDFVGESLRILRREVGGPAAVLGFVGAPWTIATYIVEGGTTKTYTTIKSMCHTAPHILRALLSKVTQAISEYIIFQVNAGAHCIQIFDSWGGQLPPDMWDSWSRPYIEEIVNAVRNRSPETPLVLYINGNGGLLERMKETGVDVIGLDWTVDMADGRKRLGSGISLQGNVDPAYLFSPLSAITDEIKRVVRCAGPGGHILNLGHGVLVGTPEEAVGHFFDVARSLKYGAPSLNHGLVEPKLVV, from the exons ATGAGCATCTCATCTCTAACCAG TTCGTGCAGCTCTTGGAGATGGACCTGTTTAAGCTCGTCGGTGCATTTAGGGTTTGGCTCCAACGGTTTCAATGCCGTTGTGGCTTCTTTTACTACAAGAAGATTTTCTCGGTCGAAATTCAGTCTAGCTTGCAGTTCTTCACCGTCCG ATCCTCTTTTGGTCAAGGCTGCAAGGGGAGATCCTGTAAGTAGGCCTCCAGCATGGATGATGCGTCAAGCAGGAAGGTATATGGCTGTTTACAGAAAGCTTGCCGAGAAATATCCATCCTTCAGGGAGAGGTCAGAGACAACTGATCTCATTGTGGAAATTTCTTTGCAGCCTTGGGAAGCTTTCCACCCTGATGGTGTTATAATTTTCTCTGACATACTTACCCCTCTACCTGCATTTGGTGTTCCATTTGAAATAGAAGATGTGAGGGGTCCCATCATTCAATCACCAATTCGTTCTGAAGAGGACTTGAAGGCTCTGCATCCTATTGATTTAGATAAACTAGATTTTGTTGGGGAATCTCTTAGGATTTTGCGGCGGGAG GTTGGGGGACCGGCTGCGGTTTTGGGTTTTGTTGGAGCACCATGGACAATTGCAACATATATTGTAGAAGGAGGAACAACTAAGACATACACAACTATTAAGAGCATGTGTCATACAGCGCCCCATATATTGAGGGCCCTACTCTCTAAAGTGACGCAGGCAATATCTGAGTACATAATCTTTCAGGTGAATGCTGGGGCTCATTGCATACAAATATTTGATTCATGGGGTGGACAACTACCACCTGACATGTGGGACAGTTGGTCGAGGCCTTATATTGAAGAG ATTGTCAATGCAGTAAGGAATAGGTCCCCTGAAACACCACTTGTACTCTACATTAATGGAAATGGTGGTCTTCTTGAACGTATGAAAGAAACTGGAGTTGATGTTATTGGGCTTGACTGGACCGTGGATATGGCAGATGGAAGAAAACGTTTGGGAAGTGGGATCAGTTTGCAGGGAAATGTGGATCCTGCTTACTTATTCTCACCTCTTTCTGCCATAACAGATGAAATCAAAAG GGTTGTGAGGTGTGCTGGTCCAGGGGGACATATTCTTAATCTTGGGCATGGTGTTCTTGTTGGGACACCTGAAGAAGCTGTTGGACATTTCTTTGACGTTGCAAGAAGCTTGAAGTATGGAGCACCTTCTCTAAATCATGGCTTGGTGGAACCAAAATTGGTAGTTTGA